In a single window of the Elaeis guineensis isolate ETL-2024a chromosome 6, EG11, whole genome shotgun sequence genome:
- the LOC105033244 gene encoding probable protein phosphatase 2C 78, with product MLRSCFRPLERCFGRLGGGDGLLWHLDLKPHATGDFSIAVVQANNSLEDQGQVFTSPSATYVGVYDGHGGPEASRFVSSHLFPYLHKFAMEQGGMSADVIKKAFHATEEEFLHLVKRSWVSRPQIASVGSCCLVGAITDDTIYVANLGDSRAVLGRRSTDRRAVVAERLSTDHNVAVEEVRKELAALHPDDSHIVVHNRGVWRIKGIIQVSRSIGDVYLKKPEFSCEPAFQQSFFPVPLKRAVITAEPSIRTHKLKPNDLFLIFASDGLWEQLSDEAAVEIVFKNPRAGIAKRLVRAALDEAAKKREMRYNDIKQIEKGIRRHFHDDITVIVIYLDHQRQGGQYRFNGSTYNCTSAPVDIYSLNSDESEDPLRPVRSEFDVHDSYIHNFRK from the exons ATGCTGCGTTCGTGCTTCCGGCCGCTGGAGCGGTGCTTTGGGAGGCTCGGCGGCGGGGATGGGCTCTTGTGGCACCTGGACCTCAAGCCCCACGCCACTGGCGACTTCTCCATCGCCGTCGTCCAGGCAAACAACTCCCTCGAGGACCAGGGCCAGGTGTTCACCTCCCCATCCGCTACCTATGTGGGCGTCTACGATGGCCATGGCGGCCCCGAGGCCTCCCGTTTCGTCAGCAGCCACCTCTTCCCCTACCTCCACA AGTTCGCGATGGAGCAAGGGGGAATGTCGGCGGACGTGATAAAGAAGGCGTTCCACGCGACGGAGGAGGAATTCTTGCATCTGGTGAAGCGGTCGTGGGTGTCGCGGCCCCAGATCGCGTCGGTGGGGTCGTGCTGCCTCGTGGGGGCGATCACGGACGACACGATCTACGTGGCGAACCTGGGAGACTCCCGCGCGGTGCTCGGCCGCCGGAGCACCGACAGGAGGGCCGTGGTGGCGGAGAGGCTGTCCACCGACCACAACGTCGCCGTGGAGGAGGTCAGGAAGGAGCTCGCTGCGCTCCACCCGGACGACTCCCACATCGTGGTACATAACCGAGGAGTCTGGCGGATTAAGGGGATCATTCAG GTATCAAGGTCTATCGGAGACGTCTACCTGAAGAAGCCTGAGTTCAGTTGCGAGCCAGCATTCCAGCAGTCTTTTTTTCCTGTTCCATTGAAGCGAGCGGTTATCACTGCAGAGCCGTCGATCCGGACTCATAAGCTCAAACCAAATGACTTGTTTTTGATATTTGCATCAGATGGGCTGTGGGAGCAATTAAGTGATGAAGCTGCAGTTGAGATAGTCTTCAAGAACCCAAGAGCA GGAATAGCAAAGAGATTAGTGAGAGCTGCCCTTGATGAGGCCGCAAAAAAAAGGGAAATGAGATATAATGATATAAAACAGATCGAGAAGGGAATAAGGCGCCATTTTCATGATGACATCACTGTTATAGTGATCTATCTTGATCACCAGCGGCAAGGAGGTCAGTATAGATTTAATGGGAGCACTTACAACTGCACTAGTGCACCTGTTGACATATACTCTCTAAACTCGGATGAATCAGAAGACCCTCTTCGGCCTGTTCGTTCAGAGTTTGATGTCCATGATTCATACATACATAATTTTAGGAAATGA
- the LOC105033242 gene encoding uncharacterized protein, with product MPCGPHLCSLSTIIPPISTHSHHPTPRDSTLSLGIMDRRTAFAVALSCLALASAGAQAPAGGPSTTPAASSPTASAPTTTPTTPSPAAAPTTPAPAATPTAQSTSPVPSTAPTSAPPANPVMTPPATAPVKAPATAPPTKTPPTPAPVSSPPASVPVSSPPTTLPPALSPPAPVPVAAPPTLAAAPPKPTEILAPAPSKNKKKKRGAASAPSPAAAPEAAGPSGEASEDTSGAERVRKMMGLTSGLLLATGILVI from the exons ATGCCCTGCGGGCCCCACCTCTGTTCCCTCTCCACAATCATACCGCCTATTTCTACTCACTCCCACCACCCCACCCCTCGCGACTCCACTCTCTCTCTCGGGATCATGGATCGGCGCACCGCCTTTGCCGTCGCGCTAAGCTGCCTCGCCCTCGCCTCCGCCGGCGCCCAGGCCCCCGCGGGCGGCCCCTCCACCACTCCCGCCGCCTCCTCCCCCACCGCCTCCGCTCCCACCACCACGCCGACCACCCCGTCCCCTGCCGCTGCTCCCACCACCCCCGCCCCTGCTGCCACCCCCACTGCCCAGTCCACCAGCCCTGTCCCCTCCACGGCGCCCACCTCCGCCCCTCCGGCCAACCCGGTGATGACCCCTCCCGCCACTGCTCCAGTTAAGGCGCCGGCCACCGCGCCCCCCACCAAGACCCCGCCGACTCCGGCCCCGGTATCTTCTCCCCCGGCGTCGGTGCCAGTGAGCTCCCCCCCGACGACGCTTCCACCCGCATTGTCTCCCCCAGCGCCTGTCCCGGTAGCGGCCCCTCCGACGCTGGCAGCTGCCCCGCCGAAGCCCACGGAGATCCTGGCGCCGGCTCCGagcaagaataagaagaagaagaggggcgcCGCCTCCGCCCCCTCGCCGGCCGCGGCTCCCGAGGCTGCCGGACCTAGCGGCGAAGCCTCCGAAGATACG AGTGGAGCAGAGAGAGTGAGGAAGATGATGGGACTGACCTCGGGGCTGCTCCTTGCCACTGGTATATTGGTGATCTAA